From the genome of Cytobacillus firmus, one region includes:
- the murD gene encoding UDP-N-acetylmuramoyl-L-alanine--D-glutamate ligase, protein MKEVNRYRHKKILVLGLAKSGVSAASLLHKLGAFVTVNDYKPLAENPEAQGLLEQGITVICGGHPIELLEEGFELIVKNPGIPYHNPMIKGALEKGIPVITEVELAYQVSEAPFIAITGTNGKTTTTTLVFEMLQAGSKMPLIAGNIGTVASEVAQNAAEENNIVIELSSFQLMGIQDFRPRIAILTNLYDAHLDYHGTREEYHAAKANITLNQTEQDYFIVNADQDKVMEAAALSKAQIIPFSTSKVLSEGAYVKDGWIYFNDEQVMERKDVSLPGEHNLENILSSVAAAKLTGVGNEAISRVLGSFTGVKHRLQYVGEHQNRKFYNDSKATNILATKNAVAAFDQPVLLLAGGLDRGNSFDELIPSLKKVKALVTFGQTAEKIEKAAMEAGIKTIERVDNVEKAVPAAFKLSEPGDVILLSPACASWDQYKTFEVRGDMFIDAVHKLS, encoded by the coding sequence GTGAAAGAAGTCAATCGCTATCGACATAAGAAAATATTAGTACTGGGGCTGGCGAAAAGCGGAGTGAGTGCAGCTTCCCTTTTACATAAGCTTGGAGCATTTGTGACTGTTAATGATTATAAGCCGCTTGCAGAAAATCCTGAAGCACAAGGACTGCTTGAGCAGGGGATTACAGTTATTTGCGGTGGCCATCCCATTGAACTTCTTGAAGAAGGATTTGAACTGATTGTAAAAAATCCCGGTATACCTTATCATAATCCAATGATAAAAGGAGCCCTTGAAAAGGGCATACCGGTTATTACAGAAGTGGAGCTTGCCTATCAGGTTTCTGAAGCTCCTTTTATTGCGATTACTGGCACAAATGGAAAAACGACAACCACTACACTTGTGTTTGAAATGCTTCAGGCAGGGAGCAAGATGCCGCTGATAGCTGGAAATATTGGTACAGTAGCTTCCGAAGTTGCCCAGAATGCCGCGGAAGAAAACAATATCGTAATTGAGCTTTCATCGTTTCAGCTGATGGGTATTCAGGATTTCAGGCCGAGAATTGCCATTTTAACCAATTTATATGATGCCCATTTGGATTACCATGGCACAAGAGAAGAATACCATGCAGCCAAAGCAAACATTACGCTGAATCAGACTGAACAGGATTATTTCATTGTCAATGCCGACCAGGATAAAGTAATGGAAGCGGCTGCCCTGTCAAAGGCTCAGATCATTCCTTTTTCGACTTCCAAAGTGCTGTCTGAAGGTGCATATGTGAAAGATGGCTGGATTTATTTTAATGATGAACAAGTGATGGAAAGAAAGGATGTATCATTGCCAGGAGAGCACAACCTTGAAAATATCCTTTCCTCAGTGGCTGCTGCCAAGCTGACAGGGGTGGGCAATGAAGCCATCAGCCGGGTTCTGGGATCGTTTACAGGTGTAAAGCACCGCCTGCAATATGTTGGAGAACATCAAAACAGAAAATTTTATAATGATTCTAAAGCAACGAACATCCTTGCAACGAAGAATGCGGTCGCAGCATTTGATCAGCCTGTTCTTCTTCTTGCAGGAGGTCTCGACCGCGGAAATAGCTTTGATGAACTCATTCCATCTCTTAAAAAGGTAAAGGCTCTGGTAACCTTTGGGCAAACTGCTGAAAAGATTGAAAAAGCAGCAATGGAAGCGGGAATAAAAACAATTGAGCGTGTCGATAATGTTGAAAAAGCCGTACCTGCAGCCTTTAAGCTTTCGGAGCCGGGAGATGTGATTCTGCTTTCCCCTGCCTGTGCAAGCTGGGACCAATATAAAACTTTTGAGGTTCGGGGAGACATGTTTATAGATGCGGTGCATAAACTTAGTTAA
- the spoVE gene encoding stage V sporulation protein E: MPAKKTTPDFILMIVTLTLLAVGLTMVYSASAIWADYKFDDSFFFAKRQMLFAGVGIIAMFFIMNVDYWTWRTWAKVLIIICFVLLLLVLVPGVGNVRNGSRSWIGVGAFSIQPSEFMKLAMIVFMAKFLSEKQKLITSFRKGLVPSLGLVFLAFGLIMLQPDLGTGTVMVGTCVVMIFIAGARISHFVWFAAAGLAGFVALVLSAPYRIKRITSFLDPWEDPLGSGFQIIQSLYAIGPGGLFGLGLGQSRQKFFYLPEPQTDFIFAILAEELGFIGGSFVILLFALLLWRGIRIALGAPDLYGSFLAVGIIAMVAIQVMINIGVVTGLMPVTGITLPFLSYGGSSLTLMLMAIGVLLNISRYARY, translated from the coding sequence TTGCCGGCTAAAAAAACCACTCCCGATTTTATATTAATGATCGTCACTTTAACGCTGCTTGCTGTAGGATTGACTATGGTATACAGTGCCAGTGCAATATGGGCAGATTATAAATTTGACGATTCTTTCTTTTTTGCGAAAAGGCAAATGCTTTTTGCCGGAGTTGGAATTATTGCGATGTTTTTTATTATGAATGTGGATTATTGGACCTGGAGAACTTGGGCAAAAGTATTAATCATCATCTGTTTTGTGCTTTTGCTTCTGGTACTGGTTCCGGGCGTAGGCAATGTGAGAAACGGTTCCAGGAGCTGGATTGGCGTTGGTGCATTTTCCATACAGCCTTCGGAGTTTATGAAGCTTGCCATGATTGTGTTTATGGCAAAATTCCTCTCCGAAAAACAAAAGCTGATCACTTCTTTCCGGAAAGGTCTTGTACCATCTTTAGGGCTGGTGTTTTTAGCATTTGGATTAATTATGCTGCAACCTGATTTAGGGACTGGAACTGTAATGGTGGGTACCTGTGTTGTCATGATTTTCATTGCAGGGGCCAGAATCAGCCACTTTGTCTGGTTTGCCGCTGCAGGTCTGGCCGGATTTGTGGCACTGGTTCTGTCAGCACCTTACAGAATAAAGAGGATTACATCCTTTCTTGACCCATGGGAGGATCCGCTGGGCAGCGGTTTCCAGATTATCCAATCCTTATATGCGATTGGGCCTGGAGGGCTGTTCGGCCTTGGTCTGGGACAGAGCAGACAAAAGTTTTTCTATCTTCCTGAACCGCAGACAGATTTTATTTTTGCCATTTTAGCTGAGGAACTTGGGTTTATTGGAGGATCTTTTGTCATATTGTTATTTGCCCTTCTCTTATGGCGAGGCATCCGCATAGCTCTTGGCGCCCCTGATTTATATGGGAGTTTTTTGGCTGTTGGGATTATAGCAATGGTCGCTATTCAGGTAATGATCAACATCGGGGTTGTAACAGGTCTGATGCCTGTTACGGGCATCACACTTCCATTTCTGAGCTACGGGGGATCTTCCCTGACACTGATGCTAATGGCTATAGGGGTTCTGCTTAATATTAGCAGATATGCAAGGTACTAG
- the murG gene encoding undecaprenyldiphospho-muramoylpentapeptide beta-N-acetylglucosaminyltransferase: MKIAVSGGGTGGHIYPALALIRQIQKEHKDAEFLYIGTEKGLENTIVNRENIPFKSIHITGFKRKISLDNVKTVLRFLKGVRDSKKMLKEFKADVVIGTGGYVCGPVVYAASRLGIPTIIHEQNSVPGLTNKFLSRYVDKIAVCFEEAKAFFPETKTVMTGNPRASEVLGQDGIRGRLSAGLKTGVPAVLIFGGSRGARPINDAVLKTLAELGEKPYQVLYITGDVHYDDVQKEVELVGNPENVIIKPFIHNMPEVLAGASLVVSRAGATTLAEITSLGIPSILIPSPYVTNNHQEKNARALSDHGAAELLLEKELTGKKLIDSIDRIILNKDKMDSMKEASRKLGIRDASNRLYKLMAELVSYSGK; the protein is encoded by the coding sequence ATGAAAATTGCTGTTAGCGGCGGAGGAACTGGCGGACATATATATCCGGCACTTGCGCTTATAAGACAAATTCAGAAAGAACATAAGGATGCTGAATTTTTATATATAGGAACTGAGAAAGGGCTTGAAAACACGATTGTGAATCGTGAAAATATCCCCTTTAAATCAATACATATAACCGGTTTTAAAAGAAAAATCTCTTTGGATAATGTGAAAACTGTTTTAAGGTTCCTGAAAGGCGTTCGTGACAGCAAAAAGATGCTTAAGGAATTTAAGGCGGATGTTGTCATCGGTACAGGCGGATATGTATGCGGACCTGTTGTATATGCTGCATCCAGGCTTGGGATCCCAACCATTATTCATGAGCAAAACAGCGTCCCTGGATTAACCAATAAGTTCCTAAGCAGATATGTAGATAAAATTGCAGTTTGTTTTGAAGAAGCAAAGGCTTTTTTTCCGGAAACTAAAACCGTCATGACAGGGAATCCGCGTGCCTCAGAGGTATTGGGACAGGATGGAATCAGGGGTAGGCTGTCTGCAGGATTAAAGACAGGTGTTCCTGCTGTGTTGATTTTTGGCGGCAGCAGAGGAGCAAGGCCAATAAATGATGCAGTATTAAAAACACTGGCTGAGCTTGGTGAAAAGCCATATCAGGTTCTTTATATTACAGGGGATGTGCATTATGATGATGTACAAAAAGAAGTAGAACTTGTGGGAAATCCCGAAAACGTAATAATCAAACCATTTATTCACAATATGCCAGAAGTGCTGGCAGGAGCAAGCCTTGTCGTATCACGTGCAGGAGCCACCACATTGGCAGAAATAACTTCTTTAGGCATACCAAGCATATTAATCCCAAGCCCATATGTAACAAATAACCACCAGGAGAAAAATGCACGAGCGCTTAGTGACCATGGGGCTGCTGAGCTATTGCTTGAAAAAGAATTAACAGGCAAAAAACTTATTGATAGCATTGACCGAATCATTCTCAATAAAGATAAAATGGATAGCATGAAGGAAGCTTCTAGAAAGCTGGGAATCCGGGATGCATCAAATAGACTTTACAAATTAATGGCAGAATTGGTTTCGTATAGCGGGAAGTAG
- the murB gene encoding UDP-N-acetylmuramate dehydrogenase, with amino-acid sequence MDEFISKLRELNIGTIKENEPMANHTTMKIGGPADLFIEPSSIENLAKAMELIRQFELNWRAIGRGSNLLVSDGGIEGVVIKLGRGMDHMDLNGTELKAGGGYSLVALSTIISKKGLSGLEFASGIPGSVGGAVYMNAGAHGSDISQILTKAHVLFEDGKMGWLTNEEMEFSYRTSVLQKKRPGIVLEAVFQLTEGDREKISSAMQRNKDYRKETQPWNFPCAGSIFRNPLPEYAGHLIEKAGLKGHSIGGAQISNMHGNFIVNAGDGKAEDVLALIQHIKDTIFDMYGVKMETEVEIIGRK; translated from the coding sequence ATGGACGAATTTATCAGCAAACTTAGAGAATTAAACATTGGAACAATCAAAGAAAATGAACCAATGGCTAATCATACAACAATGAAGATTGGCGGTCCCGCCGATTTGTTTATTGAGCCTTCTTCCATAGAAAACCTGGCAAAAGCGATGGAATTGATCCGTCAATTTGAATTGAACTGGAGAGCGATTGGAAGAGGATCGAATCTGCTCGTTTCTGATGGCGGCATAGAAGGCGTGGTCATTAAATTGGGGCGCGGCATGGACCACATGGATCTTAATGGAACAGAGCTGAAAGCTGGCGGAGGTTATTCATTGGTAGCCCTCTCCACCATAATCAGTAAAAAAGGCTTGTCAGGACTTGAGTTTGCCAGTGGGATTCCCGGATCGGTAGGCGGAGCAGTTTATATGAACGCTGGTGCTCACGGTTCAGATATTTCGCAAATTCTGACCAAGGCACATGTTCTTTTTGAGGATGGGAAAATGGGCTGGCTCACAAATGAAGAAATGGAATTTTCTTATAGAACCTCCGTTCTTCAAAAGAAGCGTCCAGGGATTGTTCTTGAGGCTGTTTTTCAGCTTACAGAGGGAGACCGGGAAAAAATATCTTCCGCAATGCAAAGGAATAAGGATTACAGGAAGGAAACCCAGCCGTGGAACTTCCCATGTGCAGGCAGTATTTTCCGTAACCCGCTCCCTGAATATGCCGGCCATCTCATTGAGAAAGCCGGTTTGAAAGGCCACTCTATTGGAGGTGCTCAAATTTCCAATATGCATGGGAATTTCATCGTGAATGCTGGAGATGGAAAAGCGGAAGATGTCTTGGCGCTTATTCAGCATATTAAGGATACAATCTTTGATATGTACGGAGTAAAAATGGAGACAGAAGTGGAAATAATCGGTCGAAAGTAA
- a CDS encoding cell division protein FtsQ/DivIB gives MEKSKVVSLEDRIPKLKQQRKKKANRRLIFLLLLFFSLIVLVIYFQSPLSHIKQIIVSGNSIYDKEEIIQISGVTEKTNIWKVDEEGMEGKLKELPEIKSSSVKIQLPSTIIIQVDELKRIAYIAKEKHYLPVMENGSILKDEKAAEIPVNAPILNGFSEGDILDMMIGELETLPEEVLNSISEVHHSPKKTDSNHITLYMNDGFEVSATLRSFSEKMAHYPSIISQLDPEKKGVIDLEVGSYFKAYEKEGAEEIEEENEGEG, from the coding sequence GTGGAGAAAAGTAAGGTTGTCTCGCTTGAGGATCGAATCCCGAAGCTTAAGCAGCAAAGAAAAAAGAAAGCGAACAGAAGGCTGATCTTTTTGCTGCTGCTTTTTTTCTCGCTGATTGTTTTAGTTATCTACTTTCAATCGCCCTTAAGCCATATTAAACAAATTATAGTATCCGGCAATTCAATTTATGATAAAGAAGAAATTATCCAAATCAGCGGTGTTACTGAAAAAACAAATATTTGGAAGGTTGATGAAGAGGGTATGGAGGGTAAGCTTAAAGAGCTGCCTGAAATAAAATCCTCATCTGTTAAGATTCAGCTGCCAAGCACAATCATTATACAGGTAGATGAATTAAAGCGCATTGCCTACATAGCGAAAGAGAAGCACTACCTTCCTGTTATGGAGAATGGGAGCATATTAAAGGATGAAAAAGCTGCAGAGATCCCTGTTAACGCACCAATCCTAAATGGCTTTTCTGAGGGTGACATCCTTGATATGATGATCGGAGAACTGGAAACACTGCCCGAAGAGGTATTAAATTCAATTTCCGAAGTCCACCACTCTCCAAAAAAGACAGATTCCAATCATATTACTTTGTATATGAATGATGGTTTTGAAGTCAGCGCTACACTAAGAAGTTTTTCAGAAAAAATGGCACACTACCCTTCTATCATAAGCCAGCTGGATCCCGAAAAAAAGGGAGTCATTGACTTGGAAGTAGGCTCTTATTTTAAAGCTTATGAAAAAGAGGGAGCTGAAGAGATTGAAGAAGAAAATGAAGGTGAAGGGTAA
- a CDS encoding DUF881 domain-containing protein, translating to MKKRELKRLKKKMKVKGNHVIFSLVFLVLGYMMAFSYHLTQGEEEKPALNGKQWERDLELRNQLVELEEKNRALQKELNQKQENVLDIEKELSQEAQVYFNLAEDAEKYRMHLGKVKVKGPGVEVTLADGDYNPDEDNINNYIVHEHHVFKVINELYISGASAVAINGQRLSHSSYIVCNGPVIEVDGYQHPAPFVITAIGDAEVLSSALNLTGGVKDTLVDENIQFTLEEKGEVIIEPLLGS from the coding sequence ATGAAAAAGAGGGAGCTGAAGAGATTGAAGAAGAAAATGAAGGTGAAGGGTAATCATGTAATATTCTCCCTCGTCTTTCTCGTGCTGGGTTACATGATGGCTTTTTCCTATCACCTTACACAGGGAGAAGAAGAAAAGCCGGCATTAAACGGGAAGCAATGGGAAAGAGACCTGGAGCTCCGTAATCAGCTTGTTGAACTGGAGGAAAAAAACAGAGCTCTTCAAAAAGAATTAAATCAAAAGCAGGAAAACGTTCTTGATATTGAAAAGGAGCTTTCACAGGAAGCTCAGGTTTATTTTAACCTAGCCGAGGATGCTGAGAAGTACAGGATGCATCTTGGAAAAGTTAAGGTAAAGGGCCCAGGTGTGGAAGTTACTCTTGCAGATGGCGATTACAATCCGGATGAAGATAACATTAATAATTATATTGTACATGAACACCATGTCTTTAAAGTGATTAATGAGCTCTATATTTCCGGTGCTTCCGCAGTTGCCATTAACGGGCAGAGGCTGTCGCACAGTTCATATATTGTATGCAACGGGCCTGTGATAGAAGTAGACGGCTATCAGCACCCTGCACCTTTTGTCATCACTGCCATTGGTGATGCCGAAGTGCTTTCGTCAGCTCTGAATCTGACTGGCGGAGTGAAAGATACATTGGTAGATGAAAACATCCAATTTACTCTAGAGGAAAAGGGCGAAGTTATCATTGAACCATTACTGGGTTCGTAA
- a CDS encoding DUF881 domain-containing protein, with product MDSQKKFSFTFITVVIGFMIAIQFQTVKEPAVRDTRDTWELRADILKEKELQLKLLREISSNEEKIAQYETKRKQSKEQVLRETLEELKMEAGLSEVTGPGIILTIEPVHEELLLGKQADSVSPDLLKRLVNELNMYDAMHISIGGRRVINTTVIRDINRETMIDGYALKSLPIEVKVITENVQSAEKLFNRMQVSKSAEEFFIDNLRVKVEKSEEPITVPAYDEALRIRYMEPVKPDEGGKS from the coding sequence GTGGACAGCCAAAAGAAGTTCAGCTTTACCTTTATAACAGTTGTAATTGGCTTTATGATTGCCATACAGTTTCAAACAGTTAAGGAACCGGCTGTCCGGGATACGAGAGATACCTGGGAGCTTAGAGCTGACATCCTTAAAGAAAAGGAACTGCAATTAAAACTTTTGCGTGAAATCAGTTCAAATGAAGAAAAGATTGCCCAATATGAAACAAAGCGCAAACAAAGCAAAGAACAAGTGCTCCGTGAGACGCTGGAGGAATTAAAAATGGAAGCCGGTTTAAGTGAAGTGACGGGACCAGGCATAATCTTAACCATAGAACCGGTACATGAGGAGCTGCTCCTGGGCAAGCAGGCTGATTCTGTTTCCCCTGATTTACTCAAGCGGCTGGTCAATGAGTTAAATATGTATGATGCCATGCACATTTCCATTGGAGGCAGAAGGGTCATCAACACTACCGTCATTAGGGACATTAACAGGGAGACCATGATAGACGGCTATGCCTTAAAATCCCTGCCCATTGAAGTGAAAGTAATCACTGAGAATGTTCAATCTGCCGAGAAGCTTTTTAACCGCATGCAGGTATCAAAATCTGCAGAAGAATTTTTTATTGACAATCTTCGGGTAAAGGTGGAAAAATCTGAAGAGCCAATCACGGTCCCTGCATATGACGAGGCATTGAGAATCAGATATATGGAGCCTGTGAAACCTGATGAAGGAGGCAAATCATGA
- a CDS encoding small basic family protein codes for MWLPVLGLIIGVILGLMTDIKVPDEYSNYLSIAVLAALDTLFGGIRAQLQNIYDEKVFVSGFFFNILLAASLAFLGVHLGVDLYLAAVFAFGVRLFQNIAVIRRILIAKWSQNREKTEKNDI; via the coding sequence ATGTGGCTTCCCGTTTTAGGATTGATCATAGGTGTGATACTTGGACTTATGACAGATATAAAAGTGCCGGATGAATACTCGAATTATCTGTCCATTGCTGTTCTTGCTGCATTGGATACTCTATTCGGGGGGATTCGGGCACAGCTTCAAAACATTTATGATGAAAAAGTTTTCGTTTCCGGTTTCTTTTTTAACATCCTGCTGGCAGCAAGTTTAGCTTTTCTGGGTGTGCATCTTGGTGTAGACTTGTATTTAGCAGCAGTATTTGCTTTTGGGGTCAGGCTATTCCAGAATATTGCGGTCATCAGAAGAATATTAATTGCAAAATGGTCTCAAAACAGAGAAAAAACAGAAAAAAATGATATTTAA
- the ftsA gene encoding cell division protein FtsA, translating to MNSNEIYVSLDIGTSSVKVIIGEMVNDSLNIIGVGNVHSEGLRKGSIVDIDETVHSIKKAIEQAERMIGMEIKNVIVGITGNHVMLQPSHGVVAVSSENREITDEDVARVIDAAQVVSIPPERDIIDVIPKQFIVDGLDEISDPRGMIGVRLEMEGTIITGSKTILHNTLRCVERAGLEIMDITLQPLAAGAFALSKDEKNLGVALVDIGGGSTTIAIFENGYLKATSVLPVGGDHITKDLSIGLRTSTEDAETIKTKYGYAFYDHASEDEVFSVPIIGSDQHQQFNQLEISDIIEARMEEIFDLIQHEVKRLGAKDLPGGYVLSGGVANTQGILELAQDVFQNRVRIAIPDYIGVREPQYTTAVGLIKFAYKNAKIQGRKMEQPVTVPEAKENRVQKPQPQPKTKPEKQPEEKITSRVKKFLGYFFE from the coding sequence ATGAACAGCAATGAAATATATGTTAGTCTTGACATCGGTACATCCAGTGTAAAAGTAATCATTGGGGAAATGGTCAATGACTCTTTAAATATTATTGGTGTTGGCAATGTACATTCAGAGGGGCTGCGCAAGGGCTCTATTGTTGATATAGACGAAACAGTTCATTCTATTAAAAAGGCAATCGAACAGGCTGAGAGAATGATAGGAATGGAAATAAAAAATGTGATTGTGGGAATAACAGGCAATCATGTTATGCTGCAGCCATCCCATGGTGTTGTCGCGGTCTCAAGTGAAAATAGGGAAATAACAGACGAAGATGTTGCTAGAGTTATAGATGCGGCACAAGTTGTATCAATCCCGCCGGAAAGGGATATTATTGATGTCATTCCAAAACAGTTTATTGTCGACGGATTGGACGAGATTAGTGATCCCCGAGGAATGATTGGTGTGCGTCTGGAAATGGAAGGCACCATTATTACTGGATCAAAAACGATTTTACATAACACACTGCGCTGTGTGGAACGCGCTGGCCTTGAAATCATGGATATTACACTTCAGCCTCTGGCGGCAGGTGCATTCGCATTATCCAAAGATGAGAAAAACCTTGGAGTTGCTCTTGTTGATATTGGCGGCGGCTCCACAACTATTGCCATTTTCGAGAATGGCTATTTAAAGGCAACCAGTGTCCTTCCTGTAGGAGGAGACCATATTACAAAAGACTTGTCAATCGGACTCCGCACTTCTACAGAAGATGCAGAAACAATTAAAACAAAGTATGGCTATGCGTTCTATGATCATGCATCTGAAGATGAGGTATTCAGTGTGCCTATCATCGGAAGTGATCAGCATCAGCAATTTAATCAGCTGGAAATTTCAGATATTATAGAAGCGCGAATGGAAGAGATTTTTGATCTTATCCAGCACGAAGTGAAACGTCTGGGTGCAAAAGATCTTCCTGGCGGCTATGTACTATCTGGGGGAGTAGCGAACACTCAGGGGATCCTTGAACTGGCACAGGATGTTTTCCAAAACAGAGTCCGCATTGCAATTCCAGATTATATTGGAGTGAGGGAACCGCAGTACACAACTGCTGTTGGATTGATTAAGTTCGCATATAAGAATGCAAAAATACAGGGCAGAAAAATGGAGCAGCCAGTGACTGTCCCTGAAGCAAAAGAAAACCGAGTGCAAAAACCGCAACCGCAACCGAAAACAAAGCCGGAAAAACAGCCGGAAGAAAAGATCACATCAAGAGTTAAAAAGTTCCTCGGATACTTTTTCGAATAA
- the ftsZ gene encoding cell division protein FtsZ: MLEFDTNLDSLATIKVIGVGGGGNNAVNRMIEHGVQGVEFIAVNTDAQALNLSKAEVKMQIGGKLTRGLGAGANPEVGKKAAEESKEQVEEALKGADMVFVTAGMGGGTGTGAAPVIAQIARDLGALTVGVVTRPFTFEGRKRSTQAAGGIAAMKEAVDTLIVIPNDRLLEIVDKSTPMLEAFREADNVLRQGVQGISDLIAVPGLINLDFADVKTIMSNKGSALMGIGVAAGENRAAEAAKKAISSPLLETSIDGAQGVLMNITGGSNLSLYEVQEAADIVASASDQDVNMIFGSVINENLKDEIVVTVIATGFNEEVIQPKPMRPTFGQPKSAPNMGTAMKREPKREEAPQETVRSSQSHQPEETLDIPTFLRNRNRRR; encoded by the coding sequence ATGTTGGAATTTGATACAAATTTGGATTCATTAGCAACTATAAAAGTCATCGGCGTTGGAGGCGGCGGTAACAATGCAGTAAACAGAATGATTGAGCATGGTGTTCAAGGTGTCGAGTTTATTGCAGTTAACACGGATGCACAGGCGCTGAATTTATCAAAAGCAGAAGTGAAAATGCAAATCGGAGGCAAGCTTACAAGGGGACTTGGGGCTGGTGCCAACCCTGAGGTAGGCAAAAAAGCAGCAGAAGAAAGTAAAGAGCAGGTAGAAGAAGCACTTAAAGGTGCGGATATGGTATTCGTTACTGCTGGTATGGGAGGGGGAACTGGAACAGGAGCGGCTCCAGTCATTGCCCAGATTGCACGCGATTTAGGTGCTCTTACTGTCGGTGTCGTTACGCGTCCTTTCACCTTTGAAGGCCGTAAGCGTTCCACTCAGGCAGCCGGCGGAATTGCTGCAATGAAGGAAGCGGTTGATACACTAATCGTCATTCCAAATGACAGGCTATTAGAAATCGTTGATAAAAGCACTCCAATGCTTGAAGCATTCCGCGAAGCGGATAATGTTCTTCGCCAGGGTGTTCAGGGTATTTCCGATTTAATCGCGGTTCCAGGATTAATTAACCTTGACTTTGCAGATGTAAAGACAATCATGTCCAATAAAGGTTCAGCCCTAATGGGAATTGGTGTGGCTGCAGGAGAAAACCGTGCAGCAGAAGCCGCGAAAAAGGCGATTTCATCTCCTTTACTTGAGACATCCATTGATGGCGCACAAGGCGTCTTAATGAATATTACCGGCGGGTCGAATCTAAGCCTGTATGAAGTACAGGAAGCTGCTGACATTGTTGCTTCGGCATCAGATCAGGACGTAAATATGATCTTCGGTTCCGTTATAAATGAAAATCTTAAAGATGAGATCGTAGTGACGGTCATTGCAACGGGATTTAATGAAGAAGTGATCCAGCCTAAGCCTATGAGGCCAACATTTGGACAGCCTAAATCTGCTCCAAATATGGGAACAGCTATGAAGCGTGAGCCAAAGAGAGAGGAAGCTCCACAGGAAACTGTAAGAAGCAGCCAATCTCATCAGCCTGAAGAAACGTTGGATATCCCGACGTTCCTGCGCAATCGCAACCGCAGAAGATAA